Proteins encoded in a region of the Streptomyces sp. NBC_00258 genome:
- a CDS encoding 5-dehydro-4-deoxyglucarate dehydratase, whose amino-acid sequence MTSAPLAARLSIPSGPLFFPVTAYDRDGAVDLDVYREHVRRGVEAGAAAVFACCGTGEFHALTPEEFQDCVRAAVEETAGRVPVVAGAGYGTALAVRYARLAEEAGADGLLAMPPYLVVAGQEGLLRHYSELAAATSLDVIVYQRDNAVFTPDTVVSLARAEGIIGFKDGLGDLDLMQRIVSAVRSEYPGDFLYFNGLPTAELTGLAYRGIGITLYSSAIFCFAPEIALAFHRALGSGDDATVNRLLDGFYRPLVELRAQGRGYAVSLVKAGVRLRGLDVGEVRPPLHEPAEEHVKQLAQLIERGYALLEEGK is encoded by the coding sequence GTGACGTCAGCCCCCCTTGCCGCTCGACTCAGTATCCCGAGCGGGCCGCTGTTCTTCCCCGTCACCGCGTACGACCGCGACGGAGCCGTCGACCTCGACGTCTACCGCGAGCACGTCCGGCGGGGTGTCGAGGCCGGGGCCGCCGCCGTCTTCGCCTGCTGCGGGACCGGGGAGTTCCACGCGCTCACGCCCGAGGAGTTCCAGGACTGCGTACGGGCGGCCGTCGAGGAGACGGCGGGCCGCGTCCCCGTCGTCGCGGGCGCCGGGTACGGGACCGCGCTCGCCGTGCGGTACGCGCGGCTCGCCGAGGAGGCCGGCGCGGACGGGCTGCTCGCCATGCCGCCCTATCTCGTCGTCGCCGGGCAGGAGGGGCTGCTGCGGCACTACTCGGAGCTGGCCGCCGCCACCTCGCTCGACGTCATCGTGTACCAGCGCGACAACGCCGTGTTCACGCCCGACACCGTCGTCTCGCTGGCCCGCGCCGAAGGGATCATCGGCTTCAAGGACGGGCTCGGCGACCTCGACCTGATGCAGCGCATCGTGAGCGCCGTGCGGTCCGAGTACCCGGGCGACTTCCTCTACTTCAACGGGCTGCCGACCGCCGAGCTCACCGGCCTCGCCTACCGCGGCATCGGCATCACGCTGTACTCCTCCGCCATCTTCTGCTTCGCGCCCGAGATCGCCCTCGCCTTCCACCGGGCCCTGGGCTCCGGCGACGACGCCACCGTGAACCGCCTCCTCGACGGCTTCTACCGGCCTCTCGTCGAACTGCGCGCCCAGGGCCGCGGGTACGCTGTCTCGCTGGTCAAGGCGGGCGTACGGCTGCGGGGGCTCGACGTGGGCGAGGTGCGGCCGCCGCTGCACGAGCCGGCCGAGGAGCATGTCAAGCAGCTCGCCCAGCTGATCGAGCGGGGCTACGCGCTTCTGGAGGAGGGCAAGTGA
- a CDS encoding NAD-dependent epimerase/dehydratase family protein yields MPAPRTVLLTGAAGGLGTLMRGLLPAYGYELRLLDLLPIEGEPDAITADLGDKEALREAVRGVDAIIHLAGISLESTFEKILKANIEGTYNLYEAAREEGVRRIVFASSNHAVGFTPHPEGEAPHAPDTLIPIDTPRRPDTFYGLSKSFGEDLAQLYWDKHGLETVSVRIGSCFMEPTSVRMLSVWMSPGDGARLFHAALTAEDVEHTVVHGSSANTRLWWDLTSARGLGYEPQDDSEQYAEKLIAEQGELDPHNPDHTRLGGHFVTNPPVWPY; encoded by the coding sequence ATGCCCGCTCCCCGCACCGTTCTGCTCACCGGCGCCGCCGGCGGTCTCGGCACCCTGATGCGCGGACTGCTGCCCGCCTACGGATACGAGCTGCGCCTCCTCGACCTGCTCCCGATCGAGGGCGAGCCGGACGCGATCACCGCGGACCTCGGCGACAAGGAGGCCCTGCGCGAGGCCGTGCGGGGCGTGGACGCGATCATCCACCTCGCGGGCATCTCCCTGGAGTCCACCTTCGAGAAGATCCTCAAGGCGAACATCGAGGGCACGTACAACCTGTACGAGGCGGCGCGCGAGGAGGGCGTCCGGCGCATCGTCTTCGCCTCCTCCAACCACGCGGTCGGCTTCACCCCGCACCCCGAGGGCGAGGCACCCCACGCCCCGGACACACTCATCCCCATCGACACCCCGCGCCGCCCGGACACCTTCTACGGACTGTCGAAGTCGTTCGGCGAGGACCTGGCGCAGTTGTACTGGGACAAGCACGGCCTGGAGACCGTCTCCGTGCGGATCGGCTCCTGCTTCATGGAGCCGACCAGCGTGCGCATGCTGTCGGTCTGGATGAGCCCCGGCGACGGCGCCCGCCTCTTCCACGCGGCCCTGACCGCCGAGGACGTCGAGCACACCGTCGTCCACGGCTCCTCCGCGAACACCCGCCTGTGGTGGGACCTGACCTCCGCCCGGGGGCTCGGCTACGAGCCGCAGGACGACTCGGAGCAGTACGCCGAGAAGCTGATCGCCGAGCAGGGCGAGCTGGACCCGCACAACCCGGACCACACCCGCCTGGGCGGACACTTCGTGACCAACCCGCCGGTCTGGCCGTACTGA
- a CDS encoding carbohydrate ABC transporter permease, protein MSATAVRVRPRTAESGHPGPRRPKGRGLGLVAWLAGIVFFLPIAWMALTSFHSEEDAATNPPSFGAALTLDGYREFFGAGGGASPWPSLINSTVASLASTLLVLLLALPAAYALSIRPVKKWTDVLFFFLSTKMLPVVAGLLPIYLFAKNTGMLDNIWLLVILYTSMNLPIAVWMMQSFLSEVPVAIIEAAQIDGAKLPTILARVVAPIALPGIAATALICFIFSWNELLFARVLTGVVAETAPVFLTGFITSQGLFLAKVCAASLVISLPVLAAGFAAQDKLVQGLSLGAVK, encoded by the coding sequence ATGAGCGCCACCGCTGTACGTGTACGTCCCCGCACTGCCGAGTCCGGCCACCCCGGTCCCCGCCGCCCCAAGGGAAGGGGCCTCGGCCTGGTCGCCTGGCTGGCCGGGATCGTCTTCTTCCTGCCCATCGCCTGGATGGCCCTGACGTCCTTCCACTCCGAGGAGGACGCGGCGACCAATCCCCCGTCCTTCGGGGCCGCCCTCACACTCGACGGCTACCGCGAGTTCTTCGGCGCGGGCGGCGGCGCGAGCCCCTGGCCGTCGCTGATCAACTCGACGGTGGCATCGCTGGCGTCAACGCTCCTGGTCCTCCTGCTGGCCCTCCCCGCGGCATACGCGCTCTCGATCCGCCCAGTGAAGAAGTGGACCGACGTCCTGTTCTTCTTCCTCTCCACGAAGATGCTCCCGGTGGTCGCGGGCCTCCTGCCCATCTACCTCTTCGCGAAGAACACGGGAATGCTGGACAACATCTGGCTCCTGGTCATCCTCTACACCTCGATGAACCTGCCGATCGCGGTGTGGATGATGCAGTCGTTCCTCTCCGAGGTCCCGGTGGCGATCATCGAGGCGGCGCAGATAGACGGCGCGAAACTGCCCACGATCCTCGCGCGGGTCGTGGCCCCCATCGCCCTCCCGGGCATCGCGGCCACAGCCCTGATCTGCTTCATCTTCAGCTGGAACGAGCTGCTGTTCGCCCGAGTGCTCACGGGCGTGGTGGCGGAGACGGCCCCCGTCTTCCTCACCGGCTTCATCACCAGCCAGGGCCTGTTCCTGGCGAAGGTGTGCGCCGCGTCGCTCGTCATCTCCCTGCCGGTGCTCGCCGCGGGGTTCGCCGCCCAGGACAAACTCGTCCAGGGCCTGTCGTTGGGAGCCGTGAAATGA
- a CDS encoding DeoR/GlpR family DNA-binding transcription regulator: MSGMSAEERQREIVKSARRTGAVDVNELAAELGVAKETVRRDLRALEDHGLVRRTHGGAYPVESAGFETTLAFRATSHVPEKRRIAAAAAELLGDAETVFVDEGFTPQLIAESLPRDRPLTVVTASLATAGALAEADNTTVLLLGGRVRPGTLATVDHWTTKMLAGFVIDLAFIGANGISREHGLTTPDPAVSEVKSQAIRAARRTVFAGVHTKFGAVSFCRFAEISALEAIVTSTLLPTSEAHRYSMQGPQVIRV; encoded by the coding sequence GTGTCGGGCATGAGCGCGGAAGAACGTCAGCGGGAGATCGTGAAGAGCGCCCGCCGCACCGGCGCCGTCGATGTGAACGAGCTCGCCGCCGAGCTGGGCGTCGCCAAGGAGACCGTACGACGGGATCTGCGAGCCCTGGAGGACCACGGACTCGTCCGCCGCACGCACGGCGGCGCCTATCCGGTGGAGAGCGCCGGCTTCGAGACGACGCTCGCCTTCCGCGCCACCAGCCATGTGCCCGAGAAGCGCCGGATCGCGGCCGCCGCGGCCGAGCTGCTCGGGGACGCCGAGACGGTCTTCGTCGACGAGGGGTTCACCCCGCAGCTCATCGCCGAATCACTGCCCAGGGACCGGCCGCTGACCGTGGTCACCGCGTCCCTGGCCACCGCGGGAGCGCTGGCCGAGGCCGACAACACGACGGTGCTGCTGCTCGGTGGCCGGGTCAGGCCCGGCACCCTCGCGACCGTCGACCACTGGACGACGAAGATGCTCGCCGGGTTCGTCATCGACCTGGCGTTCATCGGAGCCAACGGCATCTCGCGCGAACACGGCCTCACCACCCCCGACCCGGCCGTCAGCGAGGTCAAGTCACAGGCCATCCGGGCCGCCCGGCGCACGGTGTTCGCGGGGGTGCACACCAAGTTCGGCGCCGTGAGCTTCTGCCGGTTCGCGGAGATCAGTGCACTGGAGGCGATCGTCACCAGCACCCTCCTGCCCACGTCCGAGGCCCACCGCTACTCGATGCAGGGCCCTCAGGTCATCCGGGTCTGA
- a CDS encoding ABC transporter substrate-binding protein has protein sequence MRTQSRRRPRATLVAAAAGTLLAPLLSGCWAGAGGAGSGGNSINVLMVNNPQMVELQKLTAAHFTKETGIKVNFTVLPENDVRDKISQDFANQAGQYDVATLSNYEIPIYAKNDWLHEMDSYVAKDPKYDEQDVLKPMRQSLTADDGKLYGQPFYGESSFLMYRKDVFEAKGLTMPERPTWTQVADLAAKADGAESGMKGICLRGLPGWGEVMAPLTTVVNTFGGTWFDKGWKARLDSPEWERAVKFYVDLVRDHGEAGAPQAGFAECLNNMTQGKVAMWYDATSAAGSLESAKSPVKGKIGYVPAPVEKTESSGWLYTWAWGIQDASRNPDKAWKFVSWASSKEYEQLVGDEIGWSNVPAGKRASTYTNADYRKEAGAFQEMTKEAIEGARPTDPGVQPRPAPGIQFVGIPEFTDLGTKVSQEISAAIAGRQSVESALNKSQKLAEEIAEEYEGR, from the coding sequence ATGCGAACCCAGAGCCGACGGAGGCCGCGCGCGACGCTCGTCGCGGCCGCCGCAGGGACGCTGCTCGCCCCGCTGCTCTCCGGTTGCTGGGCCGGAGCGGGCGGAGCGGGCTCCGGTGGCAACTCCATCAACGTCCTCATGGTCAACAACCCGCAGATGGTGGAGTTGCAGAAGCTCACCGCCGCCCACTTCACCAAGGAGACCGGCATCAAGGTGAACTTCACCGTGCTGCCGGAGAACGACGTCCGCGACAAGATCAGCCAGGACTTCGCCAACCAGGCCGGCCAGTACGACGTCGCCACCCTGTCCAACTACGAGATACCGATCTACGCCAAGAACGACTGGCTGCACGAGATGGACTCGTACGTCGCGAAGGACCCGAAGTACGACGAGCAGGACGTCCTCAAGCCCATGCGCCAGTCCCTCACCGCGGACGACGGCAAGCTCTACGGGCAGCCCTTCTACGGCGAGTCGTCCTTCCTGATGTACCGCAAGGACGTGTTCGAGGCGAAGGGCCTCACCATGCCCGAGCGCCCCACCTGGACCCAGGTGGCCGACCTCGCGGCCAAGGCCGACGGTGCCGAGTCGGGCATGAAGGGCATCTGTCTGCGCGGCCTGCCCGGCTGGGGCGAGGTCATGGCCCCGCTCACCACGGTCGTGAACACCTTCGGCGGCACGTGGTTCGACAAGGGCTGGAAGGCGCGGCTCGACTCCCCCGAGTGGGAACGGGCGGTGAAGTTCTACGTGGACCTCGTCCGCGACCACGGCGAGGCAGGCGCACCCCAGGCCGGCTTCGCCGAGTGCCTCAACAACATGACCCAGGGCAAGGTCGCCATGTGGTACGACGCCACGTCCGCGGCCGGTTCCCTGGAGTCGGCGAAGTCCCCGGTCAAGGGCAAGATCGGCTACGTACCGGCGCCCGTCGAGAAGACCGAGTCCTCCGGCTGGCTCTACACCTGGGCCTGGGGCATCCAGGACGCGTCCCGGAACCCCGACAAGGCCTGGAAGTTCGTCTCCTGGGCGTCCAGCAAGGAGTACGAGCAGCTGGTCGGCGACGAGATCGGCTGGTCCAACGTCCCGGCCGGCAAGCGCGCCTCCACGTACACCAACGCCGACTACCGCAAGGAGGCCGGCGCCTTCCAGGAGATGACCAAGGAGGCCATCGAGGGCGCCAGGCCCACCGACCCCGGCGTACAGCCGCGGCCCGCGCCCGGCATCCAGTTCGTCGGCATCCCCGAGTTCACCGATCTCGGCACCAAGGTCTCGCAGGAGATCAGCGCGGCCATCGCCGGACGCCAGTCCGTCGAGTCGGCCCTGAACAAGTCCCAGAAGCTGGCCGAGGAGATCGCCGAGGAGTACGAGGGACGATGA
- a CDS encoding carbohydrate ABC transporter permease, whose translation MTATTTAPIAAPSVHTEKRPSGRMRAWATRAPLLPALIFMIAVTQLPFVATLVISFFDWNSLYPDARSFTGFGNYSEVLTDAALRKSVWTTILLTVAVVLASLVLGLGLALLLDRKFRGRGLVRTLLIAPFLVVPVAAALLWKHVLYNPEYGLLNGLLHYVGGPQPDWISNTPLLAVEMSLVWQWTPFMMLILLAGLQSRDHQQIEAAKVDGASDWQVFRYLTLPHLRRYLELGALLGSIYIVQNFDAVFTITSGGLGTANLPYTVYQSFYQAHENGLASAAGVLVVIGSIIIATFALRVVSSLFREEVGRA comes from the coding sequence ATGACCGCCACAACAACGGCTCCCATAGCCGCACCATCCGTACACACCGAGAAGCGTCCCTCGGGCCGCATGCGCGCCTGGGCGACCCGGGCCCCGCTCCTCCCCGCCCTGATCTTCATGATCGCCGTGACCCAGCTCCCCTTCGTGGCCACGCTGGTGATCTCCTTCTTCGACTGGAACTCCCTCTACCCGGACGCCCGCAGCTTCACGGGCTTCGGCAACTACTCCGAGGTCCTCACCGACGCGGCCCTGCGCAAGTCGGTGTGGACGACCATCCTGCTGACAGTCGCCGTCGTCCTGGCCAGCCTCGTCCTGGGCCTGGGCCTCGCCCTCCTCCTGGACCGGAAGTTCCGGGGCCGCGGCCTGGTCCGTACGCTCCTGATCGCACCCTTCCTGGTGGTCCCCGTGGCGGCGGCCCTGCTCTGGAAGCATGTGCTCTACAACCCTGAATACGGCCTGCTCAATGGGTTGTTGCACTATGTGGGCGGACCACAGCCGGACTGGATCTCCAACACCCCGCTGCTCGCCGTCGAGATGTCCCTCGTCTGGCAGTGGACGCCCTTCATGATGCTGATCCTTCTGGCGGGGCTGCAGAGCCGCGACCACCAGCAGATCGAGGCCGCGAAGGTCGACGGCGCGAGCGACTGGCAGGTCTTCCGCTATCTGACCCTGCCCCACCTGCGCCGCTACCTCGAACTGGGCGCCCTGCTGGGCTCGATCTACATCGTCCAGAACTTCGACGCGGTCTTCACCATCACATCCGGCGGCCTGGGCACCGCGAACCTGCCCTACACCGTCTACCAGAGCTTCTACCAGGCCCACGAGAACGGCCTCGCCTCCGCGGCCGGCGTCCTGGTCGTCATCGGCTCGATCATCATCGCGACCTTCGCGCTGCGCGTGGTCTCGTCCCTGTTCCGCGAGGAGGTGGGCCGCGCATGA